In the Podospora bellae-mahoneyi strain CBS 112042 chromosome 4, whole genome shotgun sequence genome, one interval contains:
- the SWC4 gene encoding swr complex subunit (BUSCO:EOG09262OLP; EggNog:ENOG503P02A; COG:K): MTSRDVHDVLNLPSDHSGAPRPSKKQKTSAPRPNLKGLAREVQNLGGDNPIAIVPEVNFFKKRRFATRKPVAKWELKAFTNSARGDDGALVLRHWKRRTDDGAPPVESAQDGDGQQQRGGGEGTPASGKREEKPEDSAFAKYNVKVVVPHYTEDQYHSNLQNNDWTKEETDYLLELAKDFDLRWTLIWDRYDFTPKPPGSGGDAANGEDTSTAVVPAPKQRSMEDLKARYYEVAAKMMAVQKPAQYMTRPEFELYEMMQNFDPEQERKRKQFALNTLSRSKDEAREEESLLLEVKRILARTERFNEERRELYNRLDYPATDSDINSFKTSAGLQNLLQTLMSTDKNKKRKNIMPGEGVSPSNNSGVPNSAVSETNPANRRESIAASATSNNHHHHARRDSDARTPATPADPTPTSAAAAAASAANKKKGGGTQQQPERRKLTQQEEQVYGVSYHDRLGSGPTFRYEKINKLYSHKSGQQQLRITNALSELDLPPRLVMPTAAVTAQFEVLWGAVTALVDLRKMSDRLDGEIKIEEAKKAERDRAKGIAAEKEGEKEKGEGGGGGGDGAAAGDGEKAGEKTGEGGQTKEDGEKKRPGSSGSLSAAGHKRSASVLSAASDKSSKRQKK; this comes from the coding sequence aTGACCTCGCGCGACGTTCACGATGTTCTCAATCTCCCTTCCGATCACTCGGGCGCGCCCCGACCAtccaagaagcaaaagaccAGCGCGCCACGACCAAACCTGAAGGGATTAGCTCGCGAAGTCCAAAACCTGGGCGGCGACAACCCAATAGCCATCGTTCCTGAAGTTAACTTCTTCAAGAAGCGCCGCTTTGCGACAAGGAAGCCGGTTGCGAAATGGGAGCTCAAGGCGTTCACCAACTCGGCGAGGGGAGACGACGGCGCATTGGTGCTGAGGCattggaagaggaggacggaTGATGGCGCGCCTCCGGTAGAAAGTGCgcaggatggggatgggcaACAAcagcggggagggggggaggggacgcCAGCTTCAGgaaaaagggaggagaagcctgAGGACTCGGCGTTTGCTAAGTACAATGTCAAGGTCGTTGTGCCTCACTACACCGAGGATCAGTATCACTCCAACCTCCAGAACAACGACTGGacaaaggaggagacggatTACTTGTTGGAGCTGGCAAAGGATTTTGATCTGAGGTGGACGTTGATATGGGATCGGTATGACTTtactccaaaaccacccggtagtggtggtgatgcggcAAATGGGGAGGATACCAGcacggcggtggtgccggcCCCAAAACAGCGGAGCATGGAGGATCTCAAAGCGCGATACTACGAGGTGGCAGCCAAAATGATGGCTGTTCAGAAACCGGCGCAGTACATGACCCGGCCAGAGTTTGAGCTCTACGAGATGATGCAAAACTTTGACCCGGAGCAGGAAAGAAAACGAAAGCAGTTTGCGCTCAACACTCTGTCGCGCTCCAAGGACGAGGcccgggaggaggagtcgtTGCTGCTAGAGGTCAAGCGCATCCTCGCGCGCACGGAGAGGTTCAACGAGGAGCGCCGCGAGCTCTACAACCGGCTTGACTACCCGGCCACGGACTCGGACATCAATTCGTTCAAGACGTCGGCCGGGTTGCAGAACCTGCTTCAGACGCTGATGTCGACGGAtaagaacaagaagaggaagaacaTCATGCCTGGGGAGGGCGTCAGTCCCAGCAACAACTCGGGTGTGCCGAACAGTGCGGTTTCGGAGACGAACCCTGCCAATCGGAGGGAGAGCATCGCCGCTTCTGCGACGTCGAAtaatcatcaccatcatgcTCGTCGTGATTCGGATGCGAGGACACCGGCTACGCCGGCTGATCCGACACCTacgtcggcggcggcggcggcggcatcggcggcgaataagaagaagggcgggggtacgcagcagcagccggagaggaggaagttgacgcagcaggaggagcaggtttATGGCGTGTCGTATCATGACAGGCTGGGGAGCGGCCCGACGTTTCGGTATGAGAAGATTAACAAGCTTTACAGCCACAAGagcgggcagcagcagctgcgGATTACGAATGCGCTTAGCGAGCTTGACTTGCCGCCTAGGCTGGTGATGCCGACGGCTGCGGTGACGGCGCAGTTTGAGGTGCTTTGGGGGGCGGTGACGGCGTTGGTGGatttgaggaagatgagtGATcggttggatggggagattaagattgaggaggcgaagaaggcggagCGGGATCGGGCCAAGGGTATCgcggccgagaaggagggggagaaggagaagggtgagggtggtggtggcggtggtgatggtgctgctgctggggatggggagaaggcCGGAGAGAagactggggagggggggcagacaaaggaggatggggagaagaagaggcccGGGAGTAGTGGGAGTTTGTCTGCTGCTGGGCATAAGAGGAGCGCAAGTGTGTTGAGCGCGGCGAGTGATAAGAGCTCGAAACGGCAAAAGAAGTGA